One segment of Desulfovermiculus halophilus DSM 18834 DNA contains the following:
- a CDS encoding sigma-54 interaction domain-containing protein: MPATPDASGPKVFPPDLPCTSILESIADGVFTVDLDWNITFFNHSAEQITSISSQQAVGHKCWEIFHSSLCDGSCALDHCLANNTIISNKSIFIVRPDGERVPISISAAPLYTQTGELIGGVETFRDLSALQLMRQEMEQAYTFEDIVGKSQVLKKVFRILPQVAQSPSSVLLTGESGTGKELFARAIHNLSSRRDKPFVVVNCGALPEQLLESELFGYKAGAFTDAKKDKPGRFHLAHTGTLFLDEIGELPLSLQVKLLRVLQDRQVEPLGALRPEAVDVRFIAATNRDLDQDVRNGAFRQDLFYRLNVVQLNLPALRERTEDLPLLVNHFIRRFNLMQNKNIAGISEDALRVLMRYSFPGNVRELENIIEYAFILCPEGFIQIEHLPEFLHPHSETQTTTPRTLEEIKCRAVLQALERNQGKKMATCRELDISKDTLRRMLERCTPSGAK; this comes from the coding sequence ATGCCTGCCACACCCGATGCCTCCGGGCCCAAAGTCTTCCCCCCCGACCTTCCCTGCACCTCTATCCTGGAGAGCATAGCCGACGGGGTGTTCACTGTTGATCTGGACTGGAACATCACCTTTTTCAATCACTCGGCAGAACAGATCACCTCCATCTCCAGCCAGCAGGCGGTGGGCCACAAATGCTGGGAGATCTTCCACTCCAGCCTCTGCGACGGCTCCTGCGCCCTGGATCACTGCCTGGCCAACAATACAATCATCAGCAACAAGTCCATCTTCATCGTCCGCCCGGACGGAGAGCGGGTGCCCATCTCCATCAGCGCCGCACCGTTGTACACCCAGACCGGCGAGCTCATCGGTGGCGTGGAGACCTTCCGGGACTTGAGCGCTTTGCAGCTCATGCGCCAGGAGATGGAACAGGCCTACACATTCGAAGACATCGTGGGTAAGAGCCAGGTACTGAAAAAGGTCTTCCGCATCCTGCCCCAGGTGGCCCAGAGCCCGTCCTCGGTCCTTTTGACCGGCGAATCCGGAACCGGCAAGGAGCTCTTCGCCCGGGCCATCCACAACCTGAGCTCCCGCAGGGACAAGCCCTTTGTAGTGGTCAACTGCGGCGCCCTGCCGGAGCAGCTGTTGGAGTCCGAGCTGTTCGGCTACAAGGCGGGGGCCTTCACAGACGCAAAAAAGGACAAGCCAGGCCGATTCCATCTGGCCCACACCGGGACCTTGTTTCTGGATGAAATAGGCGAGCTGCCCCTCTCCCTGCAGGTCAAGCTTCTCCGGGTCCTTCAGGACCGGCAGGTCGAGCCCCTTGGCGCTCTGCGCCCTGAAGCCGTTGATGTCCGGTTCATCGCCGCCACAAACCGGGATCTGGACCAGGACGTCCGCAACGGGGCCTTTCGTCAGGACCTCTTCTATCGTCTCAACGTGGTCCAGCTCAATCTCCCCGCGCTTCGAGAGCGCACAGAAGACCTCCCCCTGCTGGTCAATCACTTCATCCGGCGCTTTAACCTGATGCAGAACAAAAACATCGCCGGGATCTCCGAAGATGCCCTGCGCGTCCTTATGCGCTACAGCTTTCCGGGCAACGTCCGGGAACTGGAAAACATTATCGAGTATGCCTTCATCCTCTGTCCCGAGGGCTTCATTCAGATCGAGCACCTCCCAGAATTTTTGCATCCCCACTCCGAGACCCAGACCACAACCCCGCGAACCCTGGAGGAGATCAAGTGCCGGGCTGTGCTCCAGGCCCTGGAACGCAACCAGGGCAAAAAGATGGCCACCTGCCGGGAGCTGGACATCTCCAAGGACACCTTGCGCCGCATGCTCGAGCGGTGCACACCTTCAGGCGCAAAATAA
- a CDS encoding TlpA family protein disulfide reductase: MRTAHYLLIGLILIMALTSEVQAATVGNPAPKFEITTLDGREVDLQSYADQGPLLLFFWTTWCRYCADEMRAIEDLKDEYGPQGLQILGINPGWRDSERRAEAFRRREKLDLALAFDQSMRLGSTYMLQGVPTLFLVDTQGTVAYRGHGITSRLRTALDRMLSES, from the coding sequence ATGCGTACAGCACATTATCTACTCATAGGCCTGATCCTGATCATGGCCCTGACTTCAGAGGTTCAGGCCGCCACGGTGGGCAATCCCGCCCCAAAGTTCGAGATCACCACTCTGGACGGACGTGAGGTCGATCTCCAGAGCTATGCGGATCAGGGCCCCCTGCTCCTCTTTTTCTGGACCACCTGGTGCAGGTACTGTGCGGACGAGATGAGGGCCATTGAAGACCTCAAGGATGAATACGGTCCCCAGGGACTGCAAATCCTGGGCATCAATCCAGGATGGCGGGACAGCGAACGAAGGGCAGAGGCCTTTCGCCGCCGTGAGAAGCTCGATCTTGCCCTGGCCTTTGATCAGAGCATGCGCTTGGGAAGCACCTACATGCTCCAGGGGGTGCCCACCCTGTTTCTGGTGGACACCCAGGGCACCGTCGCCTACCGCGGCCATGGAATCACTTCCCGCCTGCGGACCGCCCTTGACCGCATGTTGAGCGAGAGCTAA
- a CDS encoding cytochrome c biogenesis protein CcdA: MLELTGSMQAALDSSLIMAAGISFLAGFLASLTPCVYPLLPVVVTCVSSSTVHTSSRWRAFSASLAYVCGLTAVYAGLGMIAALSGSFFGSVSTNPWAQFIVANIFILLGLNTLEVIPLPLLSLSGRGAERQERGLLGAFTLGAASGLVASPCTAPVLGIILTYVGSTQNVISGGILLIFFSLGLSLILLAAGTFTGLLTTLPRPGNWMNWIKKGLGLAMIGLGEYFLIQAGRLMF; encoded by the coding sequence ATGCTCGAATTGACCGGATCCATGCAGGCCGCTTTGGACTCTTCCCTGATCATGGCCGCCGGGATCAGCTTTCTAGCTGGTTTTTTGGCCAGCCTCACCCCTTGCGTCTACCCCCTGCTCCCGGTTGTGGTCACCTGCGTCAGCTCCAGCACAGTACATACCTCCAGCAGATGGCGGGCCTTTTCCGCTTCCCTGGCCTATGTCTGCGGCCTGACCGCGGTTTACGCCGGCCTGGGCATGATTGCGGCCTTAAGCGGCAGCTTTTTCGGCAGCGTGAGCACCAATCCCTGGGCCCAGTTCATTGTGGCCAACATCTTTATCCTGCTGGGCCTGAATACCCTGGAGGTCATACCCCTTCCCCTGCTCTCCTTAAGCGGCCGGGGGGCTGAGCGCCAAGAAAGAGGTCTGCTTGGAGCCTTTACCCTGGGAGCAGCTTCCGGGCTGGTGGCCTCCCCGTGTACAGCACCGGTTTTGGGCATTATCCTGACCTACGTGGGATCGACCCAGAACGTTATTTCCGGTGGGATCCTCCTTATTTTCTTTTCCCTTGGCTTAAGCCTCATCCTCCTGGCAGCAGGAACCTTTACCGGCCTTTTGACCACCCTGCCCAGGCCAGGGAACTGGATGAACTGGATCAAGAAAGGGCTGGGGTTGGCCATGATCGGTCTCGGCGAGTACTTTCTGATCCAGGCCGGCCGACTGATGTTCTAG
- a CDS encoding acetate--CoA ligase family protein produces the protein MSIAQEIVSSALASGTQTLDEGQSKRLLAEYGIPVNPEKEAASEDEAAAAAREIGYPVVVKACGPELVHKSEHGLVHVHLPGEREVRSAYRAAVNAAGPAMRCALIQPMISGRREFMAGMFRDPQFGPVVMFGLGGIYTEALADIALRLAPLDPEDARAMLHEISSSTLLGPFRGEQPVREEALISALTGISRLAIDFPHIQEIDINPLLAAKTGEPTAVDALTVLGPEPETESRPSPIKPSAIAPLFSPSSVAFVGASGTLGKWGHMLPANVISGGFQGKIFLVNPKGGELFGRPAYPSLSEIPEPVDLVVVTIPAAKVQDLIPEMVHKQVKAMVLVSSGFSETGPQGSAMEKELVRKARDAGIAILGPNTMGLCNPHAKFHCTGTVVHPIPGATAMVSQSGNMGVQLLSYAVQQGIGMRAFCGSGNEGLLTMEDFLQAFAQDPMTKTVMLYVESIKDGRRFAKNMKRLAGKKPVILLKGGESQAGNKAAASHTGALSSDIRVFDAVCRQSGVRKVDGPMDLLHLAAAFSSLPLPRGNRVVIITLGGGWGVITADLCARYGLHIPELSTGLCRDIDQLLPEYWSRSNPIDLVGEWDMHMPIHILESVLQWEECDAVINLGIMGRKNFLKRYLDAVSAVDPAMSRDLLDRAYTEVADFETSYTQALGRLMSEYDKPVFGVRLEQEEGDKAVIDVPDSPYKAVFYETPENAVKVCAEMYSYYKYLHSGTPTE, from the coding sequence ATGTCCATTGCCCAGGAGATCGTTTCTTCAGCCCTGGCCTCCGGAACACAGACCCTGGACGAAGGCCAGTCCAAACGCCTGCTCGCCGAATATGGCATCCCCGTGAATCCGGAGAAGGAAGCGGCATCTGAAGACGAGGCCGCGGCCGCCGCCCGGGAAATCGGCTACCCTGTGGTGGTCAAGGCCTGCGGACCGGAACTGGTCCACAAGTCTGAACACGGTCTGGTCCACGTCCATCTTCCCGGGGAGCGGGAGGTCCGCTCAGCCTACCGAGCGGCCGTCAACGCGGCCGGTCCGGCCATGCGCTGCGCCTTGATCCAGCCCATGATCTCCGGGCGCAGGGAGTTCATGGCCGGCATGTTCCGGGACCCTCAGTTCGGGCCGGTGGTCATGTTCGGTCTGGGCGGCATATACACCGAAGCCCTGGCCGACATTGCCCTCCGCCTCGCCCCCCTCGATCCAGAGGATGCGCGGGCCATGCTGCACGAAATCTCTTCCTCCACCCTCCTCGGCCCTTTTCGCGGGGAACAGCCGGTTCGTGAAGAGGCCCTGATATCCGCGCTGACCGGCATCTCCCGCCTGGCAATTGATTTTCCCCACATCCAGGAAATCGATATCAATCCCCTGCTTGCGGCCAAGACCGGAGAACCGACAGCCGTGGACGCCCTGACCGTCTTGGGCCCTGAACCAGAAACCGAAAGCCGCCCCAGCCCCATCAAGCCCTCGGCGATCGCCCCCCTCTTCTCGCCCTCATCTGTGGCCTTTGTCGGGGCCTCGGGCACTTTGGGCAAATGGGGGCATATGCTCCCGGCCAACGTTATCAGCGGCGGATTTCAGGGCAAAATCTTCCTGGTCAACCCCAAGGGCGGAGAGCTTTTCGGCCGTCCGGCCTACCCCAGCCTGTCGGAGATCCCGGAACCTGTGGACCTGGTGGTGGTGACCATTCCGGCGGCCAAGGTCCAGGACCTCATCCCGGAGATGGTCCACAAGCAGGTCAAGGCCATGGTCCTTGTTTCCTCCGGCTTCAGCGAAACCGGTCCCCAGGGGTCGGCCATGGAAAAAGAGCTGGTCCGCAAGGCCCGGGATGCAGGGATTGCCATCCTGGGACCGAACACCATGGGCCTCTGCAATCCCCACGCCAAATTTCACTGTACAGGAACCGTGGTCCATCCGATCCCCGGAGCCACGGCCATGGTCTCCCAGTCCGGAAACATGGGGGTCCAGCTTTTGTCCTACGCCGTGCAGCAGGGCATCGGCATGCGGGCATTCTGTGGTTCGGGGAATGAAGGCCTTCTGACCATGGAGGACTTTCTGCAGGCCTTTGCCCAGGACCCGATGACCAAGACGGTCATGCTCTATGTGGAAAGCATCAAGGACGGCCGGCGTTTTGCAAAGAACATGAAGCGCCTGGCTGGGAAAAAGCCGGTCATTCTGCTCAAGGGCGGCGAATCCCAGGCCGGAAACAAGGCGGCTGCCAGCCATACCGGCGCCTTAAGCTCCGACATCAGGGTCTTTGACGCAGTCTGCCGCCAGAGCGGAGTGCGCAAGGTTGACGGCCCAATGGACCTCTTGCACCTGGCCGCTGCCTTTTCCTCCCTCCCGCTCCCCCGGGGGAACAGAGTGGTGATTATAACCCTGGGCGGAGGCTGGGGAGTGATCACAGCCGACCTCTGTGCCAGATACGGACTGCACATCCCGGAGCTGTCAACCGGCCTGTGCCGGGATATCGACCAACTCCTTCCCGAGTACTGGAGCCGGTCCAACCCTATCGATCTGGTCGGTGAATGGGACATGCACATGCCCATCCATATCCTGGAAAGTGTTTTGCAGTGGGAAGAATGCGATGCAGTCATCAACCTGGGCATCATGGGCCGCAAGAACTTTCTGAAACGATACCTGGACGCGGTCAGTGCGGTGGATCCGGCCATGAGCCGGGATCTTCTGGACCGGGCATATACCGAGGTCGCCGACTTTGAAACCTCCTATACCCAGGCGCTGGGCCGCCTGATGTCTGAATACGACAAGCCTGTGTTCGGGGTCCGCCTGGAGCAGGAGGAGGGAGACAAGGCCGTAATCGATGTCCCGGACAGTCCGTATAAAGCCGTTTTTTACGAAACACCGGAGAATGCGGTCAAGGTCTGTGCGGAGATGTATAGCTACTACAAGTACTTGCATTCCGGAACCCCGACAGAGTAA
- a CDS encoding PA2778 family cysteine peptidase has product MSAGTGRPRPAAFTSLVCAGLLIACLGCASHTPLPGEGMPPPDMEAVSIAGVPAYAQQEHRCGAAALASVLTWSRVRVSSQNIGTQVHNPQRDGTLQAALISSARRNRRVAYPIHGPKALILELKAGHPVLVLVNRGLSWWPAWHYSVVCGYRSDPGEVLMARGTPVKEWVPWTAFLRTWQRADFWGLLVLRPDDLPATVEADSWARSVHGLELAAHHRLALTGYTAALTRWPTHLAAMMGRANCFYALGRLKLSEAALRRAAALHPDSGPVHNNLAHILLKQGKLQAADEAINAALRLGKPHPPAYEQTREAIRRARDSRAH; this is encoded by the coding sequence ATGTCTGCAGGAACCGGCCGCCCACGGCCGGCCGCGTTCACTTCCCTTGTATGTGCCGGCCTGCTTATCGCCTGCCTGGGCTGTGCAAGCCACACTCCTCTGCCCGGAGAGGGCATGCCGCCTCCGGACATGGAGGCCGTGTCAATTGCCGGGGTCCCGGCCTATGCCCAACAAGAACATCGTTGCGGAGCGGCAGCCCTGGCCTCGGTCCTCACCTGGAGCAGAGTCCGAGTATCCTCCCAAAATATCGGGACGCAGGTACACAATCCTCAGCGGGACGGCACGTTGCAGGCCGCCCTGATCAGCTCAGCCAGACGCAACAGAAGGGTCGCGTATCCGATTCACGGCCCCAAAGCCCTGATCCTGGAACTTAAGGCCGGACATCCGGTCCTGGTCCTGGTAAACAGGGGGCTGAGCTGGTGGCCGGCGTGGCACTACTCCGTGGTCTGCGGCTACAGGAGCGACCCCGGGGAAGTCCTTATGGCCCGGGGCACTCCGGTCAAAGAATGGGTTCCCTGGACCGCATTTCTTCGGACCTGGCAACGGGCGGACTTCTGGGGCCTGCTCGTACTCAGGCCCGACGACCTGCCGGCCACTGTCGAGGCAGACAGCTGGGCGCGCTCCGTGCACGGCTTGGAGCTGGCCGCTCACCACCGGCTGGCCCTGACCGGATACACCGCCGCCTTGACCAGGTGGCCGACCCATCTGGCCGCCATGATGGGCAGGGCCAACTGCTTCTACGCCCTCGGCCGTCTCAAGCTGTCCGAAGCGGCTCTGCGCCGGGCAGCGGCCCTGCACCCCGACTCCGGGCCGGTCCACAACAACCTGGCCCATATCCTCCTGAAACAGGGCAAACTCCAGGCAGCCGATGAGGCGATCAACGCCGCCCTGCGGCTGGGAAAACCGCATCCGCCTGCCTATGAACAAACCCGTGAGGCCATACGCCGGGCCCGAGACAGCCGGGCTCACTGA
- a CDS encoding PA2779 family protein: protein MHTKPAYFPVLSMIVLAVFCMTVIPAPALHAAMLGTESVLPSQAETTRSHLQKLLQRDEVQSSLQEHGINPTEAQARVMALSDAELARIQNRLDTLPAGQGPVGAIVGGAVFIFVVLLITDILGFTDVFTFVRSR, encoded by the coding sequence ATGCACACCAAACCCGCCTATTTTCCTGTGCTGAGCATGATTGTATTGGCCGTATTCTGCATGACCGTCATCCCGGCTCCGGCCTTGCATGCCGCCATGCTGGGGACTGAATCGGTTCTTCCGAGCCAGGCCGAGACCACCCGAAGCCACCTGCAAAAGCTCCTGCAGAGGGATGAAGTTCAAAGCTCCCTGCAGGAGCACGGTATCAACCCCACGGAGGCACAAGCCCGGGTCATGGCCTTATCCGATGCCGAGCTGGCCAGGATTCAGAACCGGTTGGACACCCTCCCCGCCGGACAGGGACCGGTAGGGGCCATCGTCGGCGGAGCGGTATTCATCTTTGTGGTCCTTTTGATTACTGATATCCTGGGCTTTACCGACGTCTTCACCTTTGTCAGAAGCCGCTGA
- the wrbA gene encoding NAD(P)H:quinone oxidoreductase, which produces MPKIYVVFYSMYGHVYEMATEIAEGAESVPGSEVQMFQVAELVPKEKLEASGAKAAREAFAHIPVIEPDDLPQADAVIFGTPTRFGNMCAQMRNFLDQTSGLWLQGALVGKVGSVFACTASQHGGQETTITSFHTTLLHQGMIVVGVPYTEQGLTVMSEVTGGTPYGATTLADADGSRWPTDNERAIARFQGRHVADITRRLFGGP; this is translated from the coding sequence ATGCCCAAGATCTATGTTGTTTTTTACAGTATGTACGGTCATGTTTATGAGATGGCCACGGAGATCGCGGAAGGAGCCGAATCGGTGCCCGGTTCCGAGGTGCAGATGTTTCAGGTTGCGGAGCTTGTCCCGAAGGAAAAGCTGGAGGCCAGCGGGGCGAAGGCGGCCCGGGAGGCCTTTGCCCACATCCCTGTGATCGAACCGGACGATCTGCCCCAGGCCGACGCGGTGATATTCGGCACGCCGACCAGATTCGGGAATATGTGCGCCCAAATGCGCAACTTTCTGGACCAGACCTCCGGGCTCTGGCTGCAGGGGGCACTGGTGGGCAAGGTGGGCAGCGTCTTTGCCTGCACCGCCTCGCAACACGGGGGGCAAGAGACCACGATCACCAGCTTTCATACCACGCTTTTGCATCAGGGCATGATCGTGGTCGGGGTTCCATATACAGAGCAGGGATTGACCGTGATGTCGGAGGTCACCGGGGGGACCCCCTATGGAGCGACCACATTGGCGGATGCCGACGGCTCCAGGTGGCCGACGGACAACGAGCGGGCCATTGCCCGGTTCCAGGGTAGGCATGTCGCCGACATTACGCGCCGGTTGTTCGGCGGACCATAA
- a CDS encoding methylated-DNA--[protein]-cysteine S-methyltransferase gives MTGYMCHVDSPLGCIVLTGTRNGLSKITFQSTSPPARNAPGPGYMQEARKQLLEYLRGERTKFAVPLDIQGTPFQLQVWQALQEIPYGHTASYADIAASIGNPRACRAVGGANNTNPVPIVIPCHRVIGRNGRLVGYGSGVWRKRLLLELEGRTLQQDPGL, from the coding sequence ATGACCGGCTATATGTGTCATGTGGACAGTCCCCTGGGATGCATCGTGTTGACCGGGACCCGGAACGGGCTGAGCAAAATAACATTTCAGTCCACTTCCCCTCCAGCCCGGAATGCCCCGGGCCCGGGGTATATGCAGGAGGCCAGAAAACAGCTTCTGGAGTATCTGCGCGGGGAGCGGACCAAGTTCGCCGTCCCCCTGGATATTCAGGGCACGCCCTTTCAGCTTCAGGTCTGGCAGGCTTTGCAGGAGATTCCGTACGGACATACAGCCTCCTACGCAGATATAGCCGCCAGTATAGGCAATCCCCGGGCCTGCCGGGCAGTAGGCGGGGCAAACAACACGAACCCGGTGCCGATTGTCATCCCCTGTCATCGGGTCATCGGACGCAACGGCCGGCTGGTGGGCTATGGAAGCGGTGTGTGGCGCAAGAGGCTTCTTCTGGAACTGGAAGGACGTACTCTACAACAGGACCCGGGATTATAA
- a CDS encoding phosphotransacetylase family protein has translation MPGLYIGSTSGFAGKNLLAMALGSKFQAQGYRVGYMKPIGTLPRDMENRMGDEDAFFIQDALGLSQDLELVTPVLVTEELREQAFSQGCPDLLSKIVSAYSTLSREVDIMLICGSGSFLHAGKYCNVAGLDVAKSLGAKVLLIDRFIKEFYYDYIISAKELVGTDMIGAVFNCVPEPQMKEVRDQIAPMLERKGIPVLGSIPEDNLLNAIRVGDLAQRLGGKIISVPGKQDSIVENFLIGTMQVENFMLHFKKRRNSAVLVGGDRSDLQLVALEGKCPCLILTGNLYPNDIILSRSEVLGVPLIVVKDDTYTVAKRMETILESSKLRDTVKIKHGIDLVNSILDYHTITTALGIRDS, from the coding sequence ATGCCTGGACTGTATATCGGCTCAACGTCTGGATTCGCCGGAAAGAATCTCCTGGCCATGGCCCTGGGCTCCAAGTTTCAAGCTCAGGGATACCGTGTGGGCTATATGAAGCCCATCGGAACCCTGCCCCGGGATATGGAGAACAGGATGGGCGACGAAGATGCCTTTTTCATTCAGGACGCTCTGGGGCTGAGCCAGGACCTGGAGCTGGTTACCCCTGTTCTGGTCACTGAAGAGTTGCGCGAACAGGCATTCAGCCAAGGATGTCCGGACCTGCTGAGCAAGATCGTCTCCGCCTATTCCACCTTGAGCCGGGAAGTGGACATTATGCTCATCTGCGGCTCGGGCAGCTTTCTGCACGCCGGGAAGTACTGCAACGTGGCCGGTCTGGATGTAGCCAAATCCCTGGGGGCCAAGGTTCTACTCATCGACCGCTTTATCAAAGAGTTCTATTACGACTACATCATCAGCGCCAAGGAGCTGGTGGGAACGGACATGATCGGGGCAGTCTTTAACTGCGTTCCCGAGCCCCAGATGAAGGAAGTCCGGGACCAGATAGCCCCCATGCTGGAGCGCAAGGGCATTCCGGTGCTCGGATCCATCCCAGAAGACAACCTGCTCAATGCCATCCGGGTCGGCGATCTGGCCCAGCGCCTGGGGGGCAAGATTATTTCCGTCCCCGGCAAGCAGGACTCCATCGTCGAAAACTTCCTCATCGGGACCATGCAGGTGGAAAATTTCATGCTCCACTTCAAAAAACGGAGAAACTCCGCCGTCCTGGTCGGAGGGGACAGATCCGACCTGCAGCTCGTGGCCCTGGAAGGCAAATGCCCCTGCTTGATCCTGACCGGGAACCTGTATCCCAACGACATCATTCTTTCCAGGTCCGAGGTCCTGGGGGTGCCCCTGATTGTGGTCAAAGACGATACCTACACCGTCGCCAAGCGGATGGAGACGATCCTGGAGAGCAGCAAGCTTCGGGACACGGTCAAGATCAAGCACGGGATCGATCTGGTCAACTCCATCCTCGACTATCACACCATCACCACTGCTTTGGGCATTCGCGATTCCTAG